The sequence CGCGCCACCGCGTCGAGCACCCGCGCCACCTCGGTGGTGGGCTGCACGAGGTCCGCGATGAGCGAGTTGATGGAGCCGAGGCTCGAGGCCCAGCCACCACTCACGTGGCCGAGCGAGGCGCGCTCGGCCATCTGCCCCTCGCGGCCCACCACGCGCTCCACGCGGACGAGCTCGTCCTGCATGCGCTGGTTCATGCCCACCAGGGCATTGAAGGCGTGGGCGAGTTCCTCCATCGAGCGGGGCTGGGCCTCGGGGGTGAGGCGCACGGAGAAGTCGCCAGCGGTGACGGCGCGCAGGGAATCGAGCAGGTTGTCGAGGGCCTTGGCGGACGCACTCCGGCGCGGGCGTGCCCGGGCCTGACGCGCGGCGGGACGGGCCTTGCGTACCTTCTTCTTTCCGGTCTGGGGGCGGGAGGAGGAACGGGTCCGAGGATTCACGGCGGCTCCTGTCGAGAGTGAGGCTTGTTCCCAACCCCGTGGAGCCGTGGGTTCGTTCCTGCGCCGTGAGTGCCGGGTGCTGTCCAGACGAACGGCCAGGCGCCTGCCCTACTCCCCGTCGACGACGAACTTGCGCCGGAGCGCGGGAGGCGGGAGCGCGCACTGCTCGTACTTGCCGACGAGCCGGTAGCGGTTGCGCGCCACCAGGTCATAGAAGAAATCGCCCACGCGCGCGGGGAGCACGCCCATGAGCACGGACAGCCCCTTCCACACGCCGCCGAGTTGACGCAACACGAACCGCACGGCGGCATATTTCCAGAGGAGTCGCTCGTTCGCGGAGCCCCGGTCGGCCAGGAGGTACACCCCATCCAGGGCGGCCGCGTCCTTGCCGTGGCGGGCGAGGAGGTCCCGGGCGAGCGCTCCCTGGAGCTGGGCGAAGAGGAAGACGTCCTGGCGGTCGCGCGCGTGGATGAAGTGGACCGTGTGGTTGCACAGCACGCAGACGCCGTCGAAGAACAGCAGGTGCTTCGAGGTGCTCACTCCCGCCTCCCTGGGGAAACCGGCTCGCCTGGGGGTTGTATGTACACCAGGGCATGCCGCCGCCACGCGAGATGTCACCCGGCGGCGCGGTGCCGCTCGGCGACGCGGTAGAACTGGGTGAGGGAGAAGTCCAGCAGCGACTGACAGGTGCGCATGTAGCGCCAGGCCCGGACGAAGGGGAGCCAGACCCGGTCGCCCACGAGCACCTGGGCCTCCTCGAGCTTCTGGCGCGGTATCCACTGGCCTCCGAGGTGGCGCACCAGCACCTCGCCCAGGTACGCGCCAATGGCCGGCACCGCGAGCGTGTCGATGTTCTGCCGCTCGAAGACGCGCGGGAACTCCTGACGCCAGAACTCGTAGTCCACGTCCGAGAGGGACTCGGGCGTCGCATCGAAGACGGAGGGCACCTTCGTGTGCAGCAGCGCCACCAGGTGCTCGGCGAGGTAGCGGTAATGCGCTCGGGCACCCTCCACGTCCTCCACGTCTGGCGGCAGGGCGGCGTCGGAGGAGCGCCACTCGTCCGGTTCGGGCGGACGCCAGGCGTTGAACTCGGCAACCTTGCGCGAACGCACGTGACTGGAGATGCGCTCCACCACGCGCGAGAGGAACGGTTCCACGTCGGGAGGGAAGCGGGGCTCCACGGGGGCGAGCAGGGCGCTGCGCTCGCGCAGGCCGCGCAGCACGGTGTCGAAGTCCAGGTCCGGCCGGAGGTGGACATGGGCACGGGCCTGGGCGAGGCGGGCCTCGTCGCTGGCGAAGTCCGCCGGCGTGGGCCGCGTCACCAGGAGGACGGAGCCGTTGGGCAACTCCTCCACCCGCCAGGCCGGCGTGGACAACATGCGCTCGCGGCCCACGGATTCCACCAGCTTCGGGCCGAAGACGTTGAGCCAGGACACCTCGTAGATCTTGTCGAACCCGTCTCGAATGGACGTTTGCATATCCCGGCCAAAGAGAGGAGCGCCCGCGACTTCTCCGTCATCAGAGCTATGGGCATCCGCATGGGACACCGGGTAACGAGAGGCCCAGGCGCGAACCATCTCCACGAATGGCCGACAGCGTTCCTCCTCATTGAAGAGGGAAAGCGG comes from Cystobacter fuscus DSM 2262 and encodes:
- a CDS encoding thiol-disulfide oxidoreductase DCC family protein produces the protein MSTSKHLLFFDGVCVLCNHTVHFIHARDRQDVFLFAQLQGALARDLLARHGKDAAALDGVYLLADRGSANERLLWKYAAVRFVLRQLGGVWKGLSVLMGVLPARVGDFFYDLVARNRYRLVGKYEQCALPPPALRRKFVVDGE